In a single window of the Mustelus asterias chromosome 3, sMusAst1.hap1.1, whole genome shotgun sequence genome:
- the LOC144483102 gene encoding putative G-protein coupled receptor 148 — translation MNSSNETSDHIFNAVKTSVYLTDFIVTSACSHVIVSTVQQELELKCETRYFFLCQHLIYASIYFALGTLTHGLRLFSINSPRIVCWILFSAQVTFAQCIMLTLTLMSLNAYIAICWPLRYNSLVDSAKKKITAIMWVLAVQNPLWSTVYQSLNVSLAYIIESDNSCPNSMNGFASRQIGVALVLLCFILIVLCYCLIYREGKRAGHFVTSNVQARRTILIHGAQLSFFIAPVLITIGLGKKPKLTTLYLINTVIFSVAQCLSPVVYGFRCKQLRSKLTKAKFCCCTLKNGNRNDDVFQLNASLGTGAVTNTQNNHVCNP, via the coding sequence ATGAACAGCTCCAATGAGACTTCTGATCACATATTTAACGCAGTGAAGACTTCAGTTTATCTGACTGATTTTATTGTCACCAGTGCGTGCAGTCATGTAATAGTAAGTACTGTGCAGCAAGAATTGGAGTTAAAGTGTGAGACCAGATACTTCTTCCTGTGCCAACATCTCATTTATGCTTCGATATATTTTGCATTGGGAACTCTGACACATGGTCTTCGGCTCTTCAGTATCAACTCACCCAGGATTGTTTGCTGGATCTTGTTCTCAgcgcaagtaacattcgcacaatGCATTATGCTAACTTTAACTCTAATGTCCTTGAACGCTTACATAGCTATCTGTTGGCCTTTGCGATATAATTCACTTGTTGATTCAGCAAAAAAGAAAATAACTGCAATAATGTGGGTGTTAGCAGTGCAGAATCCATTGTGGTCGACAGTATATCAAAGCCTGAATGTCTCTTTGGCATATATAATTGAAAGTGACAACAGCTGTCCCAATTCAATGAATGGCTTTGCTTCAAGACAAATTGGAGTTGCACTTGTCCTCCTGTGTTTCATCCTGATTGTGTTGTGTTACTGTTTGATATACAGAGAAGGAAAAAGGGCTGGACATTTTGTCACCTCAAATGTTCAAGCTCGGAGGACTATTCTTATTCACGGTGCACAACTAAGCTTTTTCATTGCTCCTGTTTTGATCACGATAGGACTCGGTAAAAAGCCTAAACTGACAACTTTGTATCTGATCAATACTGTCATTTTTTCTGTGGCTCAGTGTCTGAGCCCTGTGGTCTATGGTTTCAGATGTAAACAGCTTCGAAGTAAGTTAACTAAGGCCAAATTCTGCTGCTGCACATTGAAAAATGGGAACAGAAATGATGATGTTTTTCAGCTGAATGCAAGCCTTGGCACTGGTGCTGTGACTAATACACAGAACAACCATGTCTGCAACCCCTGA